The following coding sequences lie in one Mycoplasma tauri genomic window:
- a CDS encoding Mbov_0398 family ICE element protein yields MRKAMWASLTPFLNSIKDEMRSQNNELTFIDLKLNLLINSLIKDKDKINSPDAKDLSESEYIKMLREKVANSDKSYQKRIMNKMKQDERSLKNFIRQIGENNFDDVMQEEALKEEVEKINYDFKLNESDSISDEEIDSLLDE; encoded by the coding sequence TTAAGAAAAGCAATGTGAGCTTCTTTAACTCCTTTTTTGAATTCTATTAAAGATGAAATGAGATCTCAAAATAATGAATTAACATTTATAGATCTAAAACTTAATTTGCTGATTAATTCACTTATAAAAGACAAAGATAAAATTAATTCTCCTGATGCAAAAGACTTGTCAGAGTCAGAATATATAAAAATGTTAAGAGAAAAGGTTGCTAATAGTGATAAAAGCTATCAGAAAAGAATAATGAATAAAATGAAGCAAGATGAAAGAAGTTTAAAAAACTTTATAAGACAAATTGGGGAAAATAATTTTGATGATGTTATGCAAGAAGAAGCATTGAAAGAAGAAGTTGAAAAAATAAATTATGACTTTAAATTAAATGAAAGTGATTCGATTTCTGATGAAGAAATTGATTCATTGCTTGATGAATAG